One segment of Triticum aestivum cultivar Chinese Spring chromosome 2A, IWGSC CS RefSeq v2.1, whole genome shotgun sequence DNA contains the following:
- the LOC123187717 gene encoding protein DETOXIFICATION 19, protein MSSATPPGACEPADGKGGEARPRSPAWLRRLIDTEEAWAQLRFAAPMVLTNMSYYGIPLVSVMFSGHLGNVRLAGATLGNSWATVTGYAFVTGMSGALETLCGQACGAQLYRMLGLYLQSSLIMSAVVSVVIAVIWLFTEPLLLCLHQEPEVSRAAAVFIRYQIPGLFAFSFLQCLLRYLQTQSVVVPLVVCSVVPFALHVPLNHLLVNVLGLGLAGASAAISATFWFSCLMLLGYVMWSKKFGETWKGFSADAFNYVLPTIKLAAPSAVMVCLEYWAFELLVLIAGLLPNSTVSTSLIAMCSSTEAIAYMITYGFSAAVSTRVSNEIGAGNVDMAKNAVAVTLKLSVFLAFSFVLLLGFGHGLWARLFSRSEVIGSEFAAITPLVMASIVLDSAQGVLSGVARGCGWQHLAAITNLVAFYFIGMPLAILFAFKLNFYTKGLWSGLICGLTCQTITLVVITARTKWAKIADAMQQEKANYVA, encoded by the exons ATGTCCTCGGCAACGCCGCCCGGTGCGTGCGAGCCCGCCGACGGCAAGGGCGGCGAGGCGAGGCCCCGCTCGCCGGCGTGGTTACGCCGCTTGATCGACACGGAGGAGGCATGGGCGCAGCTGCGGTTCGCGGCGCCGATGGTCCTGACCAACATGTCCTACTACGGCATCCCGCTGGTGTCCGTGATGTTCTCCGGCCACCTCGGCAACGTCCGCCTCGCCGGCGCCACGCTCGGCAACTCCTGGGCCACCGTCACCGGCTACGCCTTCGTC ACCGGTATGAGTGGCGCCCTGGAGACGCTATGCGGGCAGGCCTGCGGCGCCCAACTATACCGCATGCTAGGACTGTACCTGCAGTCGTCGCTCATCATGTCGGCGGTGGTGTCCGTGGTCATCGCCGTCATCTGGCTGTTCACGGAGCCGCTGCTTCTGTGCCTGCATCAGGAGCCGGAGGTGTCCCGCGCCGCCGCGGTGTTCATTCGGTACCAGATCCCCGGCCTGTTCGCCTTCTCCTTCCTGCAGTGCCTCCTGCGTTACCTGCAGACGCAGTCGGTCGTCGTGCCGCTCGTCGTCTGCTCCGTGGTGCCGTTCGCGCTCCACGTCCCGCTGAACCACCTGCTGGTGAACGTGCTCGGCCTTGGCCTCGCCGGCGCGTCTGCCGCCATCTCTGCCACCTTCTGGTTCTCCTGCCTGATGCTGCTTGGGTACGTGATGTGGTCCAAGAAGTTTGGCGAGACGTGGAAGGGCTTCTCCGCCGACGCGTTCAACTACGTGCTGCCGACGATCAAGCTCGCTGCGCCCTCCGCCGTCATGGTTTG CTTGGAGTACTGGGCGTTTGAGCTTCTGGTTCTTATCGCGGGCTTGCTACCGAATTCCACAGTGAGCACGTCACTGATCGCCATGTG CTCGAGCACGGAGGCGATTGCCTACATGATCACCTACGGATTCAGTGCCGCCGTAAG CACCCGGGTGTCGAATGAGATCGGAGCCGGGAACGTGGACATGGCGAAGAATGCAGTCGCGGTGACGCTGAAGCTGTCGGTGTTCCTCGCTTTCTCCTTCGTCCTGCTGCTGGGCTTCGGCCACGGCCTTTGGGCGAGGCTCTTCAGCAGGAGCGAGGTGATCGGGTCAGAATTCGCGGCCATCACCCCGCTCGTGATGGCATCGATCGTGCTCGACTCCGCGCAGGGCGTGCTGTCAG GGGTGGCGAGGGGCTGTGGATGGCAGCACCTGGCGGCGATAACGAACCTTGTGGCGTTCTACTTCATCGGCATGCCGTTGGCCATCCTCTTTGCCTTCAAGCTCAACTTCTACACCAAG GGTTTATGGTCGGGTCTGATCTGCGGGCTGACTTGCCAAACCATCACTCTGGTGGTGATCACCGCCCGCACGAAATGGGCCAAGATCGCGGATGCGATGcagcaagagaaggccaactaTGTCGCTTGA